A DNA window from Bdellovibrio sp. BCCA contains the following coding sequences:
- a CDS encoding type 1 glutamine amidotransferase domain-containing protein, translated as MAKPLKGKRVAILATDGFEESELFEPKKALEDAGAETSVVSLKKGKIKGWNKGDWGKSISVDLSLDEADAEDFDALMLPGGAMNPDRLRIDERAVEFAQDFVDAQKPIAAICHGPQLLIETGILSGRKVTSWPSLRTDIINAGGKWFDAEVVTDQGLVTSRKPDDIPAFNKKMIEEFGEGLYYDRDVHSHPHH; from the coding sequence ATGGCTAAACCTTTAAAAGGAAAACGTGTCGCAATTTTAGCAACCGATGGTTTTGAAGAGTCCGAACTTTTTGAACCCAAAAAAGCTTTGGAGGATGCAGGGGCGGAAACCTCTGTGGTCTCTCTAAAAAAAGGAAAAATCAAAGGTTGGAATAAAGGTGACTGGGGAAAATCCATCTCCGTGGACTTAAGCTTAGATGAGGCTGATGCCGAAGACTTCGACGCGTTAATGCTTCCTGGAGGCGCCATGAATCCGGATCGCCTTCGCATAGATGAACGAGCTGTGGAGTTTGCTCAGGACTTTGTGGATGCGCAAAAACCTATTGCGGCCATTTGCCACGGACCGCAACTATTAATTGAAACAGGAATTTTATCAGGCCGCAAGGTGACCTCATGGCCTTCTTTGCGCACGGATATTATCAATGCCGGAGGCAAATGGTTTGATGCCGAAGTCGTGACCGACCAGGGACTTGTGACAAGCAGAAAGCCCGACGACATTCCTGCGTTTAATAAAAAAATGATCGAAGAATTCGGTGAAGGTTTGTACTACGACAGAGACGTGCATTCGCACCCGCACCATTAA
- a CDS encoding SAM-dependent methyltransferase, whose translation MTNPQRVLLQYFTVPENLDLAKELTAFSSSELGEFFVDSAFLGCAANFLKEERWLQNKDRSVKEKSFTEFLRPYFQVELFSLQFLQSFIQESSEKNLKSIITQALRAEQEVISVIKDRPYSEQKIFAKKSLKLMLDLFELENKLQVEKKTQGLHLGLSMYRTFDALDEVFNLNYDIDLGMKTDLQGTERLYEGAGVGVQSGYSTVSLALHHLNLPEGARFIDLGSGYGRVGLVVGLLRPDIDFIGYEYVPHRVEVASTTTENLGMQSHVHFYTQDLSLKSFQIPEAEIYYMYDPFSEETYGHVLSQLIEISHHKKIIIATKGNARKWLLEVARREGWSSPEEFDNGNLCLFHT comes from the coding sequence ATGACAAATCCCCAACGGGTTCTGCTTCAATACTTTACGGTGCCCGAAAACCTGGATCTTGCAAAAGAGCTGACGGCGTTCAGCTCTTCCGAGTTGGGCGAATTTTTTGTCGACAGCGCCTTTCTGGGATGTGCCGCCAACTTTCTTAAAGAAGAGCGGTGGCTGCAAAACAAAGATCGATCCGTCAAAGAAAAATCTTTTACCGAGTTCTTAAGGCCTTACTTCCAAGTCGAATTGTTTTCTCTTCAGTTTCTACAGAGTTTCATTCAGGAATCTTCCGAAAAAAATCTTAAAAGCATCATCACCCAGGCCTTGCGGGCAGAACAAGAAGTTATCTCCGTTATTAAAGATCGTCCTTATTCCGAGCAGAAAATTTTTGCGAAAAAATCTTTAAAATTGATGCTCGATCTTTTCGAGTTAGAAAACAAACTGCAAGTCGAAAAGAAAACTCAGGGTTTGCACCTGGGGCTTTCCATGTACCGTACTTTTGATGCTTTAGACGAAGTCTTTAATTTGAATTACGATATTGATTTGGGAATGAAAACGGATTTGCAGGGAACGGAACGTCTTTATGAAGGGGCCGGAGTCGGAGTGCAATCAGGATACTCCACGGTTTCGTTGGCACTTCATCACTTAAATCTTCCTGAAGGCGCCCGCTTTATCGACTTGGGTTCCGGTTATGGACGAGTTGGTTTGGTTGTCGGTTTGCTTCGGCCGGATATTGATTTTATCGGATACGAATACGTACCTCATCGGGTGGAGGTCGCCTCAACAACCACTGAAAATCTCGGCATGCAAAGTCACGTGCATTTTTATACGCAGGATTTATCGCTTAAGAGTTTTCAAATTCCTGAAGCCGAAATTTATTATATGTACGATCCGTTTAGCGAAGAAACCTACGGTCATGTACTTTCTCAGCTTATTGAAATCAGTCATCACAAAAAAATCATCATCGCCACCAAAGGCAATGCACGCAAATGGCTTTTAGAGGTTGCTCGTCGCGAAGGTTGGTCTTCGCCGGAAGAATTCGACAACGGCAACCTCTGTTTGTTTCATACTTAA
- a CDS encoding nucleotidyltransferase substrate binding protein, whose amino-acid sequence MGPSAKNKNLTGLYYTKIVQSLKYLEYSYNRTLQMPLNPSQMSDSELEAWDSFTARFARTSDIFLSKYIKAFILADDPAFEGGFVDQLKRAERLGLLQDVPMWMEIRELRNATVHEYSDQDLEKIFEKIRRFSSFLFELRTKLPHASEF is encoded by the coding sequence ATGGGCCCATCAGCCAAGAATAAAAATCTTACGGGCCTATACTACACTAAGATCGTCCAATCTCTAAAATATCTTGAATACAGCTACAACCGAACTTTGCAAATGCCATTAAATCCTTCCCAAATGTCCGACTCAGAGCTTGAAGCCTGGGATAGCTTCACAGCGCGCTTTGCAAGAACGTCAGATATTTTTCTAAGTAAATATATTAAAGCATTTATTTTAGCTGACGATCCGGCTTTTGAAGGTGGATTCGTTGATCAATTAAAACGTGCCGAGAGATTAGGTCTACTTCAAGATGTACCAATGTGGATGGAGATTCGAGAACTTCGAAATGCCACCGTCCATGAATACAGCGATCAGGATTTAGAAAAAATCTTTGAGAAAATCCGTCGATTTTCATCTTTTCTCTTTGAATTAAGAACGAAGCTTCCTCATGCGTCTGAGTTCTAA
- a CDS encoding nucleotidyltransferase domain-containing protein, which translates to MRLSSKEVSAIKNAFAQLFPNAGCTIYLFGSRTQDNRKGGDIDLLVVTSDRFKEEIVNGKSRIRLKIFETIPEQKIDITVATPVELVTDTFLLSIQDDLIRL; encoded by the coding sequence ATGCGTCTGAGTTCTAAGGAAGTTTCAGCAATTAAAAATGCCTTTGCCCAACTTTTTCCCAATGCAGGATGCACCATCTACCTCTTCGGCAGCAGAACTCAAGATAATCGCAAAGGCGGAGACATCGATTTATTGGTCGTAACGTCCGATCGCTTCAAAGAAGAAATTGTGAATGGTAAATCCCGAATTCGTTTAAAAATCTTTGAAACAATTCCTGAACAGAAAATTGATATAACAGTCGCTACTCCTGTAGAGTTAGTTACTGATACATTTCTTCTATCAATTCAAGATGATTTGATAAGACTTTAG